In Planctomycetota bacterium, one genomic interval encodes:
- a CDS encoding sigma-70 family RNA polymerase sigma factor: MTHPDRVQDFLRLLSRHESGLHGFVHAMLANWSDAEDVLQETHLLLWQKFDTFEPGTNFHAWACRIAYLETLRFRRNADRKHLKFSDDFLKVVADETIEMEQELAERRQMLAECIERLKPADRDLLKLRYTPDQTTPSIAAAVGSSVDAVYKSLSRIRAALAACVQRKLAGGGS, encoded by the coding sequence ATGACCCACCCCGACCGCGTTCAGGATTTTCTCCGCCTGCTCTCCCGGCACGAGTCGGGCCTGCATGGTTTTGTTCATGCCATGCTTGCGAACTGGTCCGATGCCGAGGATGTGCTTCAGGAGACGCACCTTCTGCTCTGGCAGAAGTTTGACACCTTCGAGCCCGGCACGAATTTCCACGCCTGGGCCTGCCGCATCGCCTATCTGGAAACCCTGCGATTCCGTCGCAACGCCGACCGCAAGCACCTGAAATTCTCCGATGATTTTCTCAAGGTTGTGGCTGACGAGACGATCGAGATGGAGCAGGAACTGGCGGAGCGGCGTCAGATGCTCGCCGAGTGCATCGAGCGCTTGAAGCCCGCCGACCGCGACCTGCTCAAGCTTCGCTATACGCCCGATCAGACCACGCCGTCGATCGCCGCCGCCGTCGGGTCGAGCGTCGACGCCGTCTACAAATCCCTCTCGCGCATCCGTGCCGCGCTCGCCGCCTGTGTGCAGCGCAAACTCGCGGGAGGCGGCTCATGA
- a CDS encoding OmpA family protein has product MKDHRTMKTSLHALLLTVLISLTGGCVAQSKYDQLNEAYRKVLEQNTQLQARVDELNQQIKLLESGPRDDKARVAQLTEERDQLLKQLDELRSQYAGLAKGGVVMLPPEVDQALRDFASQNPDLVEYDAARGMIKFRSDLTFKLGSADLSDAAKATLAKFGTLLNNPATKGYEIRIVGHTDSVPVSRPDTKAKHPNNWYLSVHRAIAVRDAIEASGVAPVRTEVAGYGMYRPVVQNTKSGAEPNRRVEIYLVGMTPVNEQYLPAAAAPAPAPAPAAGIPLK; this is encoded by the coding sequence ATGAAGGATCATCGAACCATGAAGACCAGTCTACACGCCCTGCTCCTGACCGTCCTGATCTCGCTGACCGGCGGCTGCGTCGCCCAGAGCAAATACGATCAGCTCAATGAGGCCTACCGCAAGGTCCTTGAGCAGAACACGCAGCTCCAGGCCCGCGTCGACGAGCTCAACCAGCAGATCAAGCTGCTCGAGTCGGGGCCGCGTGATGACAAGGCCCGTGTCGCCCAGCTCACCGAGGAGCGCGATCAGCTTCTCAAGCAGCTCGACGAGCTGCGCTCCCAGTATGCCGGGCTGGCCAAGGGCGGTGTCGTGATGCTGCCCCCGGAAGTGGACCAGGCCCTGCGTGATTTCGCTTCGCAGAACCCCGACCTCGTCGAGTACGACGCCGCCAGGGGCATGATCAAGTTCCGCAGCGACCTCACCTTCAAGCTCGGCAGCGCCGACCTCTCCGACGCCGCCAAAGCCACCCTCGCCAAGTTCGGCACCCTGCTCAACAACCCCGCCACCAAGGGCTACGAAATCCGCATCGTCGGGCACACCGACTCCGTCCCCGTCAGCCGCCCCGACACCAAGGCCAAGCATCCCAACAACTGGTACCTGTCCGTGCACCGCGCGATCGCCGTGCGCGACGCCATCGAAGCGTCCGGCGTCGCCCCCGTCCGCACCGAAGTCGCCGGCTACGGCATGTACCGCCCCGTCGTGCAGAACACCAAGAGCGGCGCCGAACCCAACCGCCGCGTCGAGATCTACCTCGTCGGCATGACCCCCGTCAACGAGCAGTACCTCCCCGCCGCCGCCGCCCCGGCCCCCGCTCCCGCTCCCGCCGCCGGCATCCCGCTCAAGTAA
- a CDS encoding NAD-binding protein — MKRIGYIGLGIMGSAMVANLLKKGFEVVVWNRTKSRADALVKAGAKWAESPAALAKFVTAVCINVTDTADVEQVIFGDRGIIEGNPGDAADFVIIDHSTISPAATRQFAARLAEQSVAMLDAPVSGGDVGARAGTLSIMVGGEAAVFERCKPIFEAVGRAITHVGPSGAGQATKACNQVLCALNLLGVCEAMALAQREGLDLAKMLAVTTAGAGGSWSLANLGPQIAAGDMNPGFMIDLINKDLNIVKNESVELGLPMPGLNLAAELFRAAATMGHGQSGTQAISRVFEKLGDFSYAKA; from the coding sequence ATGAAACGCATCGGATACATCGGGTTGGGCATCATGGGTTCGGCGATGGTGGCGAACCTGCTCAAGAAGGGGTTTGAAGTCGTCGTGTGGAACCGGACGAAGAGCCGGGCTGACGCGCTCGTCAAGGCGGGGGCGAAGTGGGCCGAGTCGCCGGCGGCGCTGGCGAAGTTCGTCACGGCCGTTTGCATCAACGTCACCGACACCGCCGACGTCGAGCAGGTCATCTTCGGCGATCGCGGCATCATCGAGGGCAACCCCGGCGATGCGGCGGACTTCGTCATCATCGATCACTCGACGATCAGCCCGGCCGCGACGCGCCAGTTCGCCGCGCGGCTGGCGGAGCAGAGCGTGGCGATGCTCGACGCACCGGTGAGCGGCGGGGACGTCGGCGCCCGCGCGGGGACGCTGTCGATCATGGTCGGCGGCGAGGCAGCGGTGTTCGAGCGATGCAAGCCGATCTTTGAAGCGGTGGGGCGGGCGATCACGCATGTGGGCCCCAGCGGCGCCGGTCAGGCGACCAAGGCATGCAATCAGGTGCTCTGTGCGTTGAACCTTCTGGGCGTCTGCGAGGCGATGGCGCTGGCGCAGCGCGAAGGACTGGACCTCGCCAAGATGCTCGCGGTCACCACGGCCGGAGCGGGCGGGTCGTGGTCGCTGGCCAATCTCGGACCGCAGATCGCCGCCGGCGACATGAACCCCGGCTTCATGATCGACCTCATCAACAAGGACCTGAACATCGTCAAAAACGAGAGCGTAGAACTCGGGCTGCCGATGCCCGGCCTGAACCTCGCGGCCGAGCTGTTCCGGGCGGCGGCGACGATGGGTCATGGTCAAAGCGGCACGCAGGCCATCAGCCGCGTGTTCGA
- a CDS encoding PEP-CTERM sorting domain-containing protein (PEP-CTERM proteins occur, often in large numbers, in the proteomes of bacteria that also encode an exosortase, a predicted intramembrane cysteine proteinase. The presence of a PEP-CTERM domain at a protein's C-terminus predicts cleavage within the sorting domain, followed by covalent anchoring to some some component of the (usually Gram-negative) cell surface. Many PEP-CTERM proteins exhibit an unusual sequence composition that includes large numbers of potential glycosylation sites. Expression of one such protein has been shown restore the ability of a bacterium to form floc, a type of biofilm.), producing MALEIRSRSARKGAELRRYLAEVRAVMNVIPLSGGRFALAWLPIAAPLLCSSSPNVDALAPNLCVPEPALLSLLAIGGLLLVRRRVVVRNRKHLSTGSLS from the coding sequence ATGGCCCTTGAGATTCGCTCGCGCTCTGCTCGTAAAGGCGCGGAATTGCGGCGATATCTGGCGGAGGTTCGTGCGGTGATGAATGTGATCCCCTTGTCTGGCGGCCGGTTTGCACTTGCGTGGTTGCCTATTGCAGCACCTCTGCTCTGCTCCTCAAGCCCCAACGTCGACGCGCTGGCACCCAATCTTTGCGTCCCCGAACCCGCGTTGCTGTCGCTGTTGGCGATCGGCGGGCTGCTGCTTGTCCGACGGCGTGTTGTCGTCAGAAACCGCAAACATCTCTCGACCGGGAGTCTCTCATGA
- a CDS encoding amidohydrolase family protein, with protein sequence MYRNGAINQMHHPSGADDFSHGGGGIGEGVRVYRAGAVRDAAGLDAQPGAVAIRSGRIVRAGTPDQVLANVDADTPIIDLPDRLLLPGLVNAHVHLDLTHMGPRPYGGDFIEWVRMVMRDRATDAGAIGVSVRRGIDLSTAAGVLTVGDIAGSPAAHERLSRAPLRGVSYVEHLGRQPVDRAARSPRGSIRQGIEAHAPYSTGPAIYEEAAASGLPICTHLAETPAELEFVAHATGPFRMLLESMGKWNDAMLEDYGRGLHPVAWLASVAKPQAAWLLAHCNYIDDVHIEMLAQRPWSVAYCPRASDYFGHRDHRYRDMLAAGVNVCLGTDSIVCHGSLSILDEMRHLHQRDATDPLTLLKMATVNGMRGLALNEKDAAFTPGAAPGLIALRYDANDQKDPLRQILSALDRPSVRVLEGVMSS encoded by the coding sequence ATGTATCGCAACGGAGCCATAAATCAAATGCACCACCCGTCCGGCGCGGACGATTTTTCGCACGGCGGCGGGGGGATTGGGGAAGGTGTGCGCGTGTACCGGGCGGGCGCGGTGCGGGATGCGGCGGGGCTCGACGCGCAGCCCGGAGCGGTGGCGATCCGAAGCGGGCGCATCGTCCGCGCGGGAACCCCCGATCAAGTGCTCGCCAACGTCGATGCGGATACGCCCATCATCGATTTGCCCGACCGGCTGCTTCTGCCGGGGCTGGTCAATGCGCATGTGCACCTGGACCTGACGCACATGGGTCCGCGCCCTTACGGCGGGGATTTCATCGAATGGGTCCGGATGGTCATGCGCGACCGGGCCACCGACGCCGGGGCGATCGGCGTGTCGGTGCGGCGGGGGATCGACCTGAGCACGGCGGCGGGCGTGCTGACCGTCGGCGACATCGCCGGCAGCCCCGCGGCGCATGAACGATTATCACGCGCACCCCTGCGCGGCGTCAGCTACGTCGAACACCTCGGGCGTCAGCCGGTCGACCGGGCAGCCCGATCGCCGCGCGGTTCGATCAGGCAGGGCATCGAAGCCCACGCCCCCTATTCAACCGGCCCGGCGATCTACGAGGAGGCGGCGGCGAGCGGCCTTCCGATCTGCACGCACCTCGCCGAGACGCCCGCCGAGCTCGAATTCGTCGCCCATGCGACCGGCCCGTTCCGTATGCTGCTCGAATCGATGGGCAAGTGGAACGATGCGATGCTCGAAGATTACGGGCGCGGGCTGCATCCGGTGGCGTGGCTCGCGAGCGTGGCCAAGCCGCAAGCGGCCTGGCTGCTCGCCCACTGCAACTATATAGATGATGTCCACATTGAAATGCTCGCCCAGCGCCCTTGGTCCGTCGCCTACTGTCCGCGCGCGTCCGACTACTTCGGGCACCGTGATCACCGCTACCGCGACATGCTCGCCGCCGGCGTCAATGTCTGCCTCGGCACCGACTCGATCGTCTGTCACGGCTCCCTGAGCATCCTCGACGAGATGCGTCATCTACATCAGCGTGACGCCACCGACCCGCTGACGCTGCTGAAGATGGCGACCGTCAACGGCATGCGCGGACTCGCACTCAACGAGAAAGATGCCGCATTCACGCCCGGCGCCGCGCCCGGACTCATCGCGCTGCGTTACGATGCGAACGATCAAAAGGACCCGCTGCGGCAGATCCTCTCCGCTTTGGACAGGCCTTCGGTGCGCGTGCTCGAAGGTGTCATGTCGTCTTAA
- a CDS encoding PEP-CTERM sorting domain-containing protein (PEP-CTERM proteins occur, often in large numbers, in the proteomes of bacteria that also encode an exosortase, a predicted intramembrane cysteine proteinase. The presence of a PEP-CTERM domain at a protein's C-terminus predicts cleavage within the sorting domain, followed by covalent anchoring to some some component of the (usually Gram-negative) cell surface. Many PEP-CTERM proteins exhibit an unusual sequence composition that includes large numbers of potential glycosylation sites. Expression of one such protein has been shown restore the ability of a bacterium to form floc, a type of biofilm.) has protein sequence MIIGCPIRAVLSALLLGVVIASTARAELILNADLDPSQIGPLPLGNTGIAIPLPDFTLDGLENSISIRFTQGKALQVSVPAGTDAHVDVILYGLTDGSGDDTLHGPGSLFLSDAQHQPLPDASGVAGHIDRVDLLGEPHLYIESDLPVAGSAVFTFYDVHFVGGQAFDLAAITGAVLTIRSAATVSGDPPTAVDGTLVIVAAPEPASLSLLAIGGLALVSRRRTH, from the coding sequence ATGATCATCGGTTGCCCTATTCGTGCAGTGTTGTCGGCTTTGCTGCTGGGCGTCGTGATTGCCTCGACCGCAAGGGCTGAGTTGATCCTCAACGCCGACCTCGATCCGTCGCAGATCGGCCCGTTGCCCCTTGGAAACACAGGCATCGCGATCCCGCTGCCGGATTTCACGCTCGACGGCTTGGAGAACTCGATCTCGATCCGTTTCACGCAGGGGAAGGCGTTGCAGGTGAGCGTGCCCGCCGGCACCGACGCGCACGTCGATGTCATTCTGTATGGGTTGACCGATGGGAGCGGCGATGACACGTTGCACGGCCCCGGGTCGCTCTTCCTGTCCGATGCCCAACATCAGCCGCTGCCGGACGCCAGTGGCGTTGCGGGTCACATCGACCGGGTTGACCTGTTGGGCGAGCCGCACCTGTACATCGAAAGCGACCTCCCTGTGGCGGGCTCGGCCGTCTTCACCTTCTACGATGTGCATTTTGTCGGCGGTCAGGCCTTCGATCTCGCCGCAATCACCGGAGCCGTGCTGACCATTCGTTCGGCCGCCACCGTGTCGGGCGATCCGCCGACCGCGGTCGATGGAACCCTCGTCATCGTCGCGGCTCCCGAACCGGCGTCGCTGTCGCTGCTGGCCATCGGCGGGCTGGCGCTCGTATCGAGGCGTCGAACCCACTGA